Proteins encoded in a region of the Scyliorhinus torazame isolate Kashiwa2021f chromosome 1, sScyTor2.1, whole genome shotgun sequence genome:
- the LOC140419086 gene encoding zinc finger protein 292-like isoform X5 yields MLSKTVYHIFFLIKVIQSEAGETGLSACIELCVRALRMESNESPTVKTSICKTVSCLLPDYLEVRRACQLTEFLLEPTVEAYYAVETLYNQPDQKYDDENGPIPNSLRCELLLVLKTHWPFDPEFWDWKTLKRHCLALMGEEASIVSSIDELNDSDLFDENSESHLEVATKEHTLNGLPKFYSDVIKVQKTSSEEIGMKEKGKFAKGVVSARFKNWQAYMQYCVLCDREFLGHRIIRHAQTHMKEGNYYCPICAKSFKKKEIFVPHVTFHIKQSCKERLASIKPKRRVGRPPKNMSDSIVGKKLAEIDTQEHRPIKRNSLYSEDFVVFSDSDGSDDEGKDKSYKPAVMTTQKVDCTEDHNCPVTICAKTFKYFKNLIAHVKGHGNDEEANKFLKMQSNKVVCQYCRRRFVSVSHLNEHLQIHCGPKPYVCIQLECNASFGTYSELVGHRKEHVLFKAKCMFQNCGRIFTESYLLYDHEAQHYHTSSYSCKFSNCGNIYYSQSELQKHEVDHVTHACVKIEVENSSHFETSQLDPNRADQINQLLQIKMEDEPCSQPDTYQNGFAIDCVASETIESKSTMSEELNALPYSREQSHLPKDTYFGVTVKSEEENSMSLTHGVLPKTTFKGEDTLTAETKPSEATKAVQMFSCKVAGCNRSYTSSRSVSKHVKATHPEYYETLKKQRSTSKIQRVRNPLKCQNQEDPPNPLCVSNEESLSMTPESTLDTGAIYQQLVPSVLTVENENVSQSRRKKHTHNKRAKWPAIIKGDKFICSRCYREFTNPKSLGGHLSRRAICKPYDKKESSSVVEQKDGQALCKTEKILSPNAFIPQGPEPPCVPDTFLTGETFLQSLEMGDSAASFAVHELFPPTQENNYSSALFDPSKTPQVTGTFETEIIEQAFQPSCGMSTVEDSATNITISQGLTTVCSPGSFVAGEDMSLNAEVPQMLDVTKGSGAYSSCEPLQQTLESNFCSGTGFVGNEIHPQNLESSCEPTIFFTNGTLAEIDSNHNSSHSEDPKTLDISIAELLLGLQNLNLEYDEKLYRSGALCPTSSSGAPTASMNTLTHTPMSNCTNSPNLINQCLTDTQTNTSLQAAENDKELKVNLIKPFICQEGGCIYSAMTKDALTNHYVKVHQYSKEQIMEMKMYQTRFAPFRCHVPNCQKTFTRNSNLRAHYQSMHQVTREELVKLRIKRAYCRKSEGHYKAMDTVLPMQEIISQPRMNGSQEKQSTERHKLEPVTAGPNEINSEISLHLHSAQNAKTILYNQGMPQNSSVVLAGLQDCSALPAQLQNDLAQSVMPQDALVPAPGPRDTPLLLARPQGASLLAVELHSGLVPSAGLQAVSPLLAWPQDVLLQSVRPQNISPISEVLQDVSLLPVVQQCVTPLPAIPQSILLPEAQGILPLVSGPLNISLLSAGLQDVSIISLGPQVISEVAFKSADSSLIAPGVQDTSPVAAGPQGTSVAAGSQYASPVGAGLESASPVTSGPEGTVPVTAGQEGYSPVSARPLGASPVASGPLGASPVAAGPLCTSPVAAGPLGALPVAAGPLGTSPVAAGPLGALPVAAGPLGALPVAARPLGASPVAAGHLGASPVAAGHLGASPVAAGPLGPSPVAAGLLGPSPVVAGPLGPSPVVAGPLGPSPVVAGPLGTSPVAAGPLGPSPVAAGPQDASPVAAGSLGPSPVAAGSLGPSPVAAGPLGPSPVAAGPQDASPVAAGPLGPSPVATGPLSPSPVAAGLQWGSPVAAGLQWGSPVATAPQGSSPSAEPQEGYVHEKRTSESSLDQQRPEDVLLHQKDASVQRRKSENLKQANKDAGTEKLTKMPGERKCRKSITKIRNECDINKFHKPYRCVHKGCSAAFAIQQNLILHYRAVHQSDQHLLHTQIKQETTKNVNVQVREFRCQLDDCCRIFQGLTDLIKHYSELHNLTLDEMGKILSSTSEGKFHCDQVDCVSSFTVFWSFIKHLLIAHGLDVESQQNDMDATCFKCDCEGCDRTYATRSNLLRHIFTKHRELHQSHLMRPRRIITDQENIPRTANQDDLSDENSYLGPDEVSENEDIISQSKPRPVSRECFTSDSKIMKSSEIDGNKSCSSRKVAKYTLKSKAQAVAICSNKSLREQYPCMFQNCSSVVTSERSLVKHYRIHHKISNTFVSQYHSHLVTCRKSVSMQGKAATEYVINHEEGLVENAVNAAVIQQQTELSETFSKKLENDDSFKTAEEFSELFHAKLIDASASACIQTELEETVEMIAESKVTDVNNYQSCKKRSNGHLTLSDTEKECMQSKKKRNLIMENPEQLSEVNSVRTLDAKEASTPQHNPCPHKAHHQKPFDFSTFKPMGFEFSFLKFLEESALKQKKKALANKGPSHILTDKRADHGLVSSSVVLGDKDSSPASHPVIDDKTLRVPVDHTKQSTADRLSMGRIEHQALTNFATPLSLHILKNIKIILDKSHSDCFELAEKQLQHMQPTVVLSRVKVDFNMLAQVKSVKERIAVKST; encoded by the exons ATGTTGTCGAAAACAGTTTATCATATTTTCTTTCTTATTAAGGTCATACAATCAGAG GCAGGGGAGACTGGACTTTCTGCTTGTATCGAACTCTGTGTGAGAGCACTACGCATGGAATCAAATGAAAGTCCCACAGTGAAGACATCAATTTGCAAGACAGTATCATGCTTGTTACCTGATTATTTAGAGGTCAGACGTGCATGCCAGCTGACCGAATTCCTGCTGGAACCTACAGTGGAAGCTTATTATGCTGTTGAGACATTATACAACCAGCCAGATCAGAAATATGATGATGAAAACGGTCCGATCCCTAACTCACTGAGATGCGAACTCTTACTTGTTTTAAAAACACATTGGCCCTTTGATCCTGAATTTTGGGATTGGAAGACTCTCAAACGCCATTGTCTTGCATTAATGGGAGAGGAAGCATCCATTGTGTCTTCCATAGATGAACTTAACGACAGTGACCTCTTTGATGAAAACAGTGAAAGCCATCTTGAAGTTGCTACAAAAGAACATACGCTGAATGGACTTCCTAAATTTTACAGTGACGTGATAAAAGTACAAAAGACTTCGTCTGAAGAAATTGGAATGAAGGAAAAAGGTAAATTTGCGAAAGGTGTGGTATCTGCCAGATTTAAAAATTGGCAGGCCTATATGCAGTATTGTGTATTGTGTGACCGAGAGTTTCTGGGACACCGCATTATCCGTCATGCTCAAACGCACATGAAGGAGGGAAACTATTATTGCCCGATATGTGCCAAAAGTTTTAAGAAAAAGGAGATTTTTGTTCCACATGTTACatttcacattaagcaatcttgtaAAGAACGACTAGCTTCTATCAAACCAAAAAGGAGAGTTGGAAGACCTCCTAAGAACATGAGCGACAGTATTGTAGGGAAAAAGCTGGCTGAAATAGACACGCAGGAACATCGTCCAATTAAAAGAAACAGTCTATACAGTGAGGATTTTGTAGTCTTCAGTGATAGTGATGGCTCTGATGATGAAGGCAAAGACAAATCTTACAAACCTGCAGTCATGACTACACAAAAAGTAGACTGCACTGAAGATCATAACTGTCCTGTAACTATCTGTGCCAAAACCTTTAAGTATTTTAAAAACTTAATTGCACATGTGAAAGGTCATGGTAATGATGAAGAAGCAAATAAGTTTCTTAAAATGCAGAGTAATAAAGTTGTTTGTCAGTATTGTAGGAGACGCTTTGTCAGTGTTTCTCACCTTAATGAACATTTGCAAATCCATTGTGGCCCTAAACCCTATGTCTGTATACAGCTGGAGTGTAATGCAAGCTTTGGTACATACTCTGAATTGGTAGGACACAGGAAAGAACATGTACTGTTCAAAGCTAAATGCATGTTTCAGAATTGTGGAAGAATCTTTACTGAGTCTTATTTGTTATATGATCATGAGGCACAGCATTACCACACTTCCTCATATTCTTGCAAATTCTCAAACTGTGGAAACATTTACTACTCCCAGAGTGAATTGCAAAAGCACGAAGTTGATCACGTCACACATGCTTGTGTGAAAATTGAAGTTGAAAATAGTTCACATTTTGAAACAAGCCAGCTTGATCCAAATAGAGCTGATCAGATTAACCAATTATTACAAATAAAGATGGAAGATGAACCATGTAGTCAGCCTGACACTTACCAGAATGGCTTTGCTATTGATTGTGTTGCAAGTGAAACTATTGAATCCAAATCTACCATGTCAGAAGAACTAAATGCCTTGCCATACAGCAGAGAACAGAGTCACCTTCCAAAGGACACATACTTTGGTGTAactgtgaagagtgaagaagagaatAGTATGAGTCTGACTCATGGTGTTTTACCAAAAACAACGTTTAAAGGAGAGGATACTCTTACTGCAGAAACCAAACCAAGTGAAGCAACAAAAGCAGTCCAAATGTTTAGCTGTAAGGTTGCTGGCTGTAATCGAAGCTATACTTCATCACGTAGTGTCAGCAAACATGTCAAGGCTACCCATCCTGAGTACTATGAAACACTGAAAAAACAACGGAGCACATCAAAAATCCAACGGGTTAGAAATCCTTTGAAATGTCAAAATCAGGAAGACCCTCCGAACCCATTGTGTGTTTCAAATGAGGAAAGCTTAAGTATGACACCTGAAAGCACCTTGGACACAGGTGCTATTTATCAGCAACTCGTTCCCAGTGTTTTAACTGTTGAAAACGAAAATGTATCACAATCCAGGaggaaaaagcacacacacaataagcgtgcaaaatggcctgcAATCATCAAAGGTGACAAATTTATCTGCAGTAGGTGCTACAGGGAATTTACCAATCCCAAATCTCTTGGTGGTCATTTATCACGGCGCGCCATCTGTAAACCTTATGATAAAAAGGAAAGTTCTTCAGTTGTGGAGCAGAAGGATGGACAGGCTTTATGCAAAACAGAAAAGATTCTTTCACCAAATGCATTCATCCCTCAGGGACCTGAACCTCCTTGTGTCCCAGATACATTCTTGACTGGTGAAACATTCCTTCAATCATTGGAAATGGGAGACAGTGCAGCTTCATTTGCTGTTCATGAGCTTTTTCCACCAACACAGGAGAATAACTATAGTTCTGCTTTATTTGATCCAAGCAAGACTCCCCAGGTCACTGGAACATTTGAGACTGAAATAATTGAGCAGGCCTTTCAACCCAGTTGTGGGATGAGTACTGTGGAGGACAGTGCCACCAACATAACTATATCACAGGGGCTAACAACTGTGTGTAGCCCAGGGTCGTTTGTGGCTGGTGAAGACATGTCACTCAACGCTGAGGTTCCACAAATGTTAGATGTTACTAAAGGCTCAGGTGCCTATTCATCTTGTGAGCCCTTGCAGCAGACACTAGAATCCAATTTTTGTTCGGGAACAGGTTTTGTTGGTAATGAGATTCACCCTCAAAATTTGGAAAGCAGCTGTGAGCCAACTATATTTTTTACAAATGGCACTCTTGCAGAGATTGATAGCAATCATAATTCATCTCACTCTGAAGACCCCAAGACATTAGATATAAGCATAGCCGAACTTTTGTTGGGCTTGCAAAATCTAAATTTGGAATATGATGAGAAGCTTTACAGAAGTGGTGCACTATGCCCTACCTCAAGTTCAGGGGCACCTACTGCTTCTATGAACACCTTGACACACACACCAATGAGTAATTGTACCAATAGTCCAAACCTAATCAATCAGTGTTTGACAGATACACAAACAAATACATCGCTGCAGGCTGCTGAAAATGACAAAGAACTGAAAGTGAATCTTATTAAACCATTTATCTGTCAGGAAGGTGGATGTATCTATAGTGCAATGACTAAAGATGCTCTGACCAATCATTATGTCAAGGTTCATCAGTACTCTAAGGAGCAGATAATGGAAATGAAGATGTATCAGACTAGATTTGCTCCATTTCGATGCCACGTTCCTAACTGCCAGaaaacatttacaaggaactctaaCCTCCGAGCCCACTACCAGTCAATGCATCAGGTAACACGGGAGGAGCTAGTCAAACTGAGAATTAAAAGAGCATACTGCAGAAAATCCGAGGGTCATTATAAAGCTATGGATACTGTATTACCAATGCAGGAAATCATTTCACAACCCAGAATGAATGGGTCACAGGAGAAACAATCCACAGAACGGCATAAATTGGAGCCAGTAACTGCAGGACCTAATGAGATTAATTCAGAAATTAGTCTCCATTTGCACAGCGCTCAAAATGCAAAGACTATACTGTATAATCAAGGAATGCCACAGAATAGTTCAGTGGTGCTGGCAGGCCTGCAGGATTGCTCAGCATTGCCAGCACAACTCCAAAATGATTTGGCCCAATCAGTAATGCCACAGGATGCTTTGGTGCCAGCACCAGGGCCTCGGGATACCCCATTGCTCCTGGCAAGGCCTCAGGGTGCTTCTTTGTTGGCAGTTGAACTGCACAGTGGCCTTGTGCCATCAGCAGGGTTGCAGGCTGTCTCACCACTACTGGCATGGCCacaggatgtgttgttgcaatcagTGAGGCCCCAAAATATATCACCAATATCAGAGGTGCTGCAGGATGTGTCTCTGCTGCCAGTAGTGCAGCAATGTGTAACACCGCTACCAGCAATTCCACAGTCTATCTTACTTCCAGAGGCTCAGGGTATTTTGCCACTAGTGTCAGGACCACTAAATATCTCACTACTATCAGCAGGGCTGCAGGATGTCTCAATTATATCTTTAGGCCCACAGGTTATCTCAGAAGTAGCATTCAAGTCAGCAGATAGCTCACTAATAGCACCAGGGGTGCAGGACACCTCGCCAGTGGCAGCAGGACCGCAGGGCACTTCAGTGGCAGCAGGGTCACAGTACGCCTCGCCAGTGGGAGCAGGGCTGGAGAGCGCATCGCCAGTGACATCAGGGCCGGAGGGCACCGTGCCAGTAACAGCAGGGCAGGAGGGCTACTCGCCAGTGTCAGCAAGGCCTCTGGGCGCCTCGCCAGTAGCATCAGGGCCGCTGGGTGCCTCGCCAGTGGCAGCAGGGCCACTGTGCACCTCGCCAGTAGCAGCAGGGCCACTGGGTGCCTTGCCAGTGGCAGCAGGGCCTCTGGGCACCTCGCCAGTGGCAGCTGGGCCTCTGGGTGCCTTGCCAGTGGCAGCTGGGCCTCTGGGCGCCTTGCCAGTGGCAGCAAGGCCTCTGGGCGCCTCGCCAGTGGCAGCAGGGCATCTGGGCGCCTCGCCAGTGGCAGCAGGGCATTTGGGCGCCTCGCCGGTGGCAGCCGGGCCGCTGGGCCCCTCGCCAGTGGCAGCCGGGCTGCTGGGCCCCTCGCCAGTGGTAGCAGGGCCGCTGGGCCCCTCGCCAGTGGTAGCAGGGCCGCTGGGCCCCTCGCCAGTGGTAGCAGGGCCGCTGGGCACCTCACCAGTGGCAGCGGGGCCGCTGGGCCCCTCGCCAGTGGCAGCGGGGCCGCAGGACGCCTCGCCAGTGGCAGCAGGGTCACTGGGCCCCTCGCCAGTGGCAGCAGGGTCGCTGGGCCCCTCACCAGTGGCAGCAGGGCCGCTGGGCCCCTCGCCAGTGGCAGCAGGGCCGCAGGACGCCTCGCCAGTGGCAGCTGGGCCGCTGGGCCCCTCGCCAGTGGCAACAGGGCCGCTGAGCCCCTCGCCAGTGGCTGCAGGGTTGCAATGGGGCTCGCCAGTGGCTGCTGGGTTGCAATGGGGCTCGCCAGTGGCAACAGCGCCACAGGGTAGCTCACCATCAGCAGAACCACAAGAGGGATATGTACATGAAAAAAGAACAAGTGAGTCCTCCTTAGACCAACAAAGACCAGAAGACGTGTTGCTGCATCAGAAGGATGCGTCAGTGCAGAGAAGGAAAAGTGAAAATTTAAAGCAAGCTAATAAAGATGCAGGTACAGAGAAGCTTACTAAGATGCCAGGAGAAAGGAAGTGCAGGAAATCAATTACAAAAATAAGAAACGAATGTGACATTAATAAATTTCACAAACCTTACAGGTGTGTCCACAAGGGTTGCTCTGCAGCTTTCGCTATTCAGCAAAACCTAATACTGCATTATCGAGCTGTGCACCAGTCTGACCAACACTTACTTCACACACAGATCAAACAAGAAACCACCAAAAATGTCAATGTCCAAGTCCGTGAGTTCCGATGTCAGCTTGATGATTGCTGTAGAATTTTCCAAGGTCTCACTGACCTAATTAAACACTATTCTGAACTTCATAATCTCACTTTAGATGAAATGGGGAAAATATTATCTTCCACCAGTGAGGGAAAGTTTCATTGTGACCAGGTTGATTGTGTGTCTTCATTTACAGTTTTCTGGAGTTTTATTAAGCACCTTCTGATAGCTCATGGCTTAGATGTGGAAAGTCAGCAAAATGATATGGATGCGACTTGTTTTAAATGTGATTGTGAAGGCTGTGATCGGACCTATGCAACTCGGTCTAACCTTTTACGACACATCTTTACAAAGCACAGAGAACTTCATCAATCTCATTTGATGAGACCCAGAAGAATCATAACAGACCAAGAAAACATTCCGAGAACAGCCAATCAGGATGATCTGTCTGACGAAAATAGTTATTTAGGTCCTGACGAAGTTAGTGAAAATGAAGACATCATAAGTCAGAGTAAACCTAGACCAGTATCAAGGGAATGTTTCACATCAGATAGCAAAATTATGAAAAGTAGTGAAATTGATGGTAATAAGTCTTGCAGCTCTAGAAAAGTTGCTAAATATACTCTTAAAAGTAAGGCCCAAGCCGTGGCCATATGTAGCAACAAGTCTTTGAGAGAGCAATATCCATGTATGTTTCAGAATTGTTCATCAGTGGTCACCAGTGAACGCAGTCTAGTAAAACATTATAGGATTCATCACAAAATTTCCAATACATTTGTAAGTCAGTACCACAGTCATCTGGTAACTTGCAGGAAATCTGTGAGTATGCAAGGCAAAGCAGCAACTGAGTATGTCATCAATCATGAAGAAGGATTGGTGGAGAATGCTGTCAATGCAGCAGTGATTCAACAGCAAACCGAGCTAAGTGAAACTTTCAGTAAAAAACTTGAAAATGATGACTCGTTTAAGACTGCTGAAGAATTTTCAGAATTGTTTCATGCTAAACTGATTGATGCCAGTGCTTCCGCTTGCATTCAAACTGAACTGGAGGAGACTGTGGAGATGATTGCTGAGAGTAAAGTTACCGATGTAAATAACTATCAGTCTTGTAAGAAAAGGTCAAACGGTCACCTGACTCTCTCAGATACCGAAAAAGAATGCATGCAGAGTAAAAAGAAAAGGAATTTAATAATGGAAAATCCTGAGCAGCTGTCGGAAGTCAATTCAGTCCGGACTCTCGATGCGAAAGAAGCTTCTACTCCACAGCACAACCCATGTCCAC